In a genomic window of Zerene cesonia ecotype Mississippi chromosome Z, Zerene_cesonia_1.1, whole genome shotgun sequence:
- the LOC119835924 gene encoding uncharacterized protein LOC119835924 isoform X1: MDASASVKADAECNKLFSVYVKIQNPFIANSKHRSSVVKYTRLSELDLNPKGPWTENKYTLEPRLRRIIAIEEPNVETTRSLKSNVALVPKMLTTGYSKRKIVTIEEDDNPRFSRDVKTSYSKMINRAVETGMKDQKLTHRTTSRLSNAAKYSPDAKQNTKTNSLSARKEMSVPNFRSKQTKENDPNLKGKESQRFIRNTSVTSKTNQGKRVNTTDTERAIQTIKNKLKQDNKELIKRNEPKEKFSKTSQEQNRVKSSVIKEICERKKPITIIHVPLEEDLTKKDLLNQLLAEEYIENMYDKNIVECMKELEEINTFKDVNVGTDPIKTLDQITETVCDFTQNSHSISDEVRDKTTFDSLEIPNVTLIKDKEPKENIVNFNSQSLPNLKAPPLTITPDLKEKLQNEQCFRKSTSYIISTATLTYTTKQKINFHVVENEIDMNLPPCPVSYPMNVISVYNKEMKDKLSHDNTLNRQEEQDTNKQQSNDTQYPQNKLPVCPKTYDHNQLMKPSDIISSIKAENSLVPNDYINEQFQRELNFIDSFLESLQYLENCSLTENRITQSSVDDLVNNTYDLKKLEYDSFFSKFDNCQNVDDRETMASKSLCLLNLLIRDEQRRAKNLLFVLKMREDALKDFTKSQILWLENRKKQDNTDISTLKKKQRGALLKLQHECGEMQRMRKALLTLSEKRKVALMKTKRNIELKFKNPVDVEQIIIEKRKLKRSISTDRNTAPLKCFDLSSSGCEESTTSRPKSLTPACILKPAIESSQSAEKCIQTGDSILTSSTINQSTNTADENFVVVDGGYLNILFQNLTLPEIFSSGKQYEVNEEALKNIVATTNSQHINIKEGDVIKKFMDQVKSQDAERSSSPSTARSLVEELDLYYKGLSEKEKSPISSPDNGVITCEVKDIGVQMCDEANWQEEAAKSINEDVSVNKSSLESAKVACMCEPLSTSAETQCVKGRDEPSGSVAGPLPIPAGEAAVVESTPPDQLTWNQQKVSSSSTSPGESSSIGSPILYPSVSSLVSPAQSEAEELRRQQLAIEREIKALEQQQCQLLVVREIPDKPPPPYTPPSETRAPKPRKFTVDSAVEEKIHEYITKSIPSELENVDSFDAFLKDYCQESRDRQKKERGDKFWDTCHDLPPKPRLDAEKLARKTSADLKEVLTGVTPSTVSGVGARRSDHIDDILFAEWRRCEPEWTSLHTDEVIVKNQLFETIFQKILTETVDEYKRTVLAKKDTVHVNDTL; this comes from the exons ATGGATGCTTCGGCATCCGTAAAAGCAGATGCCGAATGTAACAAATTGTTCagtgtttatgtaaaaatacaaaatccaTTTATTGCAAACAGCAAACATAGGAGCTCAGTGGTTAAATATACTAGACTATCGGAATTGGACTTGAATCCCAAgg GGCCATGGACTGAAAACAAATACACATTGGAACCAAGACTGCGTCGTATTATCGCAATCGAGGAACCAAATGTAGAAACTACTAGATCTCTGAAATCCAATGTTGCTCTTGTTCCAAAGATGTTAACTACAGGGTATTCTAAGAGGAAAATTGTCACCATTGAAGAAGATGATAATCCaagatttt caCGTGATGTGAAAACGTCTTATTCAAAGATGATAAATAGAGCAGTAGAAACTGGAATGAAAGATCAGAAATTGACTCATAGAACTACATCAAGATTGTCAAATGCAGCTAAGT ACTCTCCAGACGCAAAGcaaaatactaaaacaaattCCTTAAGTGCTAGAAAGGAGATGAGTGTTCCAAACTTCAGAAGTAAACAAACTAAAGAAAACGACCCAAATTTGAAAGGTAAAG AATCGCAGCGCTTTATAAGAAACACGAGTGTAACATCGAAAACTAATCAAGGCAAGAGAGTAAACACCACTGACACTGAAAGAGCAAtccaaacaataaaaaataaattaaaacaggaTAATAAAGAACTAATTAAACGAAATGAACCCAAAGAAAAGTTTTCAAAAACATCACAAGAACAGAATCGAGTAAAAAGCTCAGtgattaaagaaatatgtgaAAGAAAAAAGCCTATAACTATAATACATGTACCACTCGAAGaagatttaacaaaaaaagatCTGTTAAACCAATTGTTAGCTGAGGAATACATAGAGAAcatgtatgataaaaatatagttgaatGTATGAAAGAACTTGAAGaaataaacacttttaaaGATGTCAATGTAGGCACAGATCCTATTAAAACACTTGATCAGATTACTGAAACTGTCTGTGATTTTACTCAAAACAGTCACTCAATTAGTGATGAAGTTAGGgataaaacaacatttgatAGTCTCGAAATACCAAacgtaacattaataaaagataagGAACCCAAAGAAAATATAGTCAATTTCAATAGTCAATCACTACCCAATCTCAAAGCTCCCCCATTAACAATTACACCAGATCTAAAAGAAAAGCTCCAGAATGAACAGTGCTTCCGAAAAAGCACTTCCTATATAATAAGCACTGCAACACTTACATACacaaccaaacaaaaaattaacttcCACGTTGTTGAAAACGAAATTGATATGAATTTGCCGCCATGTCCTGTTTCTTATCCAATGAACGTAATATCCGTTtacaataaagaaatgaaagaCAAGCTATCGCATGACAATACACTTAATCGGCAGGAGGAACAGGATACTAATAAGCAGCAGAGCAATGATACACAATACCCACAAAACAAATTGCCCGTATGCCCCAAGACCTATGATCACAATCAATTAATGAAACCATCGGATATAATTAGCTCAATAAAAGCTGAGAATAGTTTAGTACCCAATGACTACATTAATGAGCAGTTTCAACgcgaattaaattttattgactcGTTCCTCGAGTCTCTgcaatatttagaaaattgttCCTTAACCGAAAATAGAATAACCCAGAGTAGTGTTGACGAtctagtaaataatacatatgacTTGAAGAAACTGGAGTACGATTCGTTTTTCTCCAAGTTTGATAATTGCCAGAATGTTGATGATCGCGAAACAATGGCTTCGAAAAGTCTTTGTCTG ctCAATTTACTCATACGCGATGAGCAAAGAAGAGCGAAGAATCTCTTATTTGTGCTGAAGATGCGAGAGGATGCCCTCAAAGACTTCACAAAATCACAGATACTTTGGCTCGAGAATAGAAAAAAGCAAGACAATACCGATATTTCAACTTTAAAGAAGAAACAACGAGGTGCATTGCTAAAGCTACAACACGAGTGTGGTGAAATGCAACGTATGCGTAAAGCTTTACTGACATTATCAGAGAAACGGAAGGTAGCTCTAATGAAAACTAAGAGAAACATCGAGTTGAAGTTCAAGAACCCAGTTGACGtagaacaaattataatagaaaaaagaaaattgaagCGGAGCATATCTACCGACAGAAATACGGCGCCTCTGAAGTGTTTTGATTTGTCAAGCAGTGGATGTGAGGAAAGCACAACATCCCGGCCAAAGTCTCTAACTCCAGCCTGTATACTTAAACCAGCGATAGAAAGTTCTCAAAGTGCTGAAAAATGCATACAGACTGGAGACAGCATATTAACTTCCTCCACCATCAACCAATCCACAAATACTGCTGATGAAAATTTTGTAGTCGTTGATGGtggctatttaaatattctatttcaaaatttaactttacCCGAAATCTTTAGCAGTGGAAAACAATACGAGGTAAATGAAGAGgctcttaaaaatatagtcgCAACCACAAATAGtcaacatattaatataaaagaggGAGATGTTATCAAAAAGTTTATGGATCAGGTCAAAAGTCAAGATGCTGAAAGATCAAGCAGTCCTTCGACAGCTCGTAGTTTAGTGGAGGAGTTGGATCTGTATTATAAAGGTTTATCGGAGAAGGAGAAGTCTCCAATATCGTCTCCTGATAATGGTGTGATTACATGTGAAGTGAAAGACATTGGTGTTCAAATGTGTGATGAAGCTAATTGGCAAGAAGAAGCAGCAAAGAGTATAAATGAAGATGTATCAGTGAATAAGTCTAGTCTAGAATCTGCGAAGGTAGCCTGTATGTGTGAACCATTGTCAACATCAGCGGAGACGCAGTGTGTGAAAGGTAGAGATGAGCCCAGCGGCAGTGTGGCAGGACCACTTCCCATTCCTGCGGGGGAAGCTGCAGTAGTCGAGTCTACACCACCTGATCAGCTGACATGGAATCAACAGAAAGTTTCATCGTCGTCTACTTCACCAG GGGAAAGTAGCAGTATCGGTAGTCCAATACTATACCCCAGCGTGTCGTCGCTCGTGTCGCCCGCGCAGAGCGAGGCTGAGGAGCTCCGTAGGCAGCAGCTCGCTATCGAACGAGAG ATAAAAGCGTTAGAACAGCAACAATGTCAACTGCTCGTGGTCCGCGAAATACCGGACAAACCGCCGCCCCCTTACACGCCTCCGTCAGAAACGAGAGCGCCCAAACCGCGAAAATTCACCGTAGACTCCGCTGTTGAGGAGAAAATCCACGAATACATTACAAAATCGATCCCATCGGAATTGGAGAACGTCGATTCCTTCGACGCGTTCCTTAAGGATTATTGCCAGGAATCTCGTGACAGGCAGAAGAAGGAACGGGGCGATAAGTTTTGGGACACCTGCCACGATCTGCCGCCGAAGCCGCGGCTCGATGCGGAGAAGTTAGCCAGGAAAACTAGTGCAGATCTGAAAGAAGTGCTTACTGGTGTGACGCCTAGCACTGTTTCGG GTGTTGGTGCGAGACGCTCAGATCACATCGACGACATTTTGTTCGCGGAGTGGCGCCGCTGCGAGCCCGAGTGGACCTCGCTGCACACCGACGAGGTCATTGTGAAAAACCAACTGTTCGAGACCATCTTCCAAAAAATCCTCACGGAAACCGTAGACGAGTACAAGAGAACGGTCCTCGCCAAAAAGGACACCGTACACGTCAATGACACGCTGTAA
- the LOC119835924 gene encoding uncharacterized protein LOC119835924 isoform X2 codes for MDASASVKADAECNKLFSVYVKIQNPFIANSKHRSSVVKYTRLSELDLNPKGPWTENKYTLEPRLRRIIAIEEPNVETTRSLKSNVALVPKMLTTGYSKRKIVTIEEDDNPRFSRDVKTSYSKMINRAVETGMKDQKLTHRTTSRLSNAAKYSPDAKQNTKTNSLSARKEMSVPNFRSKQTKENDPNLKESQRFIRNTSVTSKTNQGKRVNTTDTERAIQTIKNKLKQDNKELIKRNEPKEKFSKTSQEQNRVKSSVIKEICERKKPITIIHVPLEEDLTKKDLLNQLLAEEYIENMYDKNIVECMKELEEINTFKDVNVGTDPIKTLDQITETVCDFTQNSHSISDEVRDKTTFDSLEIPNVTLIKDKEPKENIVNFNSQSLPNLKAPPLTITPDLKEKLQNEQCFRKSTSYIISTATLTYTTKQKINFHVVENEIDMNLPPCPVSYPMNVISVYNKEMKDKLSHDNTLNRQEEQDTNKQQSNDTQYPQNKLPVCPKTYDHNQLMKPSDIISSIKAENSLVPNDYINEQFQRELNFIDSFLESLQYLENCSLTENRITQSSVDDLVNNTYDLKKLEYDSFFSKFDNCQNVDDRETMASKSLCLLNLLIRDEQRRAKNLLFVLKMREDALKDFTKSQILWLENRKKQDNTDISTLKKKQRGALLKLQHECGEMQRMRKALLTLSEKRKVALMKTKRNIELKFKNPVDVEQIIIEKRKLKRSISTDRNTAPLKCFDLSSSGCEESTTSRPKSLTPACILKPAIESSQSAEKCIQTGDSILTSSTINQSTNTADENFVVVDGGYLNILFQNLTLPEIFSSGKQYEVNEEALKNIVATTNSQHINIKEGDVIKKFMDQVKSQDAERSSSPSTARSLVEELDLYYKGLSEKEKSPISSPDNGVITCEVKDIGVQMCDEANWQEEAAKSINEDVSVNKSSLESAKVACMCEPLSTSAETQCVKGRDEPSGSVAGPLPIPAGEAAVVESTPPDQLTWNQQKVSSSSTSPGESSSIGSPILYPSVSSLVSPAQSEAEELRRQQLAIEREIKALEQQQCQLLVVREIPDKPPPPYTPPSETRAPKPRKFTVDSAVEEKIHEYITKSIPSELENVDSFDAFLKDYCQESRDRQKKERGDKFWDTCHDLPPKPRLDAEKLARKTSADLKEVLTGVTPSTVSGVGARRSDHIDDILFAEWRRCEPEWTSLHTDEVIVKNQLFETIFQKILTETVDEYKRTVLAKKDTVHVNDTL; via the exons ATGGATGCTTCGGCATCCGTAAAAGCAGATGCCGAATGTAACAAATTGTTCagtgtttatgtaaaaatacaaaatccaTTTATTGCAAACAGCAAACATAGGAGCTCAGTGGTTAAATATACTAGACTATCGGAATTGGACTTGAATCCCAAgg GGCCATGGACTGAAAACAAATACACATTGGAACCAAGACTGCGTCGTATTATCGCAATCGAGGAACCAAATGTAGAAACTACTAGATCTCTGAAATCCAATGTTGCTCTTGTTCCAAAGATGTTAACTACAGGGTATTCTAAGAGGAAAATTGTCACCATTGAAGAAGATGATAATCCaagatttt caCGTGATGTGAAAACGTCTTATTCAAAGATGATAAATAGAGCAGTAGAAACTGGAATGAAAGATCAGAAATTGACTCATAGAACTACATCAAGATTGTCAAATGCAGCTAAGT ACTCTCCAGACGCAAAGcaaaatactaaaacaaattCCTTAAGTGCTAGAAAGGAGATGAGTGTTCCAAACTTCAGAAGTAAACAAACTAAAGAAAACGACCCAAATTTGAAAG AATCGCAGCGCTTTATAAGAAACACGAGTGTAACATCGAAAACTAATCAAGGCAAGAGAGTAAACACCACTGACACTGAAAGAGCAAtccaaacaataaaaaataaattaaaacaggaTAATAAAGAACTAATTAAACGAAATGAACCCAAAGAAAAGTTTTCAAAAACATCACAAGAACAGAATCGAGTAAAAAGCTCAGtgattaaagaaatatgtgaAAGAAAAAAGCCTATAACTATAATACATGTACCACTCGAAGaagatttaacaaaaaaagatCTGTTAAACCAATTGTTAGCTGAGGAATACATAGAGAAcatgtatgataaaaatatagttgaatGTATGAAAGAACTTGAAGaaataaacacttttaaaGATGTCAATGTAGGCACAGATCCTATTAAAACACTTGATCAGATTACTGAAACTGTCTGTGATTTTACTCAAAACAGTCACTCAATTAGTGATGAAGTTAGGgataaaacaacatttgatAGTCTCGAAATACCAAacgtaacattaataaaagataagGAACCCAAAGAAAATATAGTCAATTTCAATAGTCAATCACTACCCAATCTCAAAGCTCCCCCATTAACAATTACACCAGATCTAAAAGAAAAGCTCCAGAATGAACAGTGCTTCCGAAAAAGCACTTCCTATATAATAAGCACTGCAACACTTACATACacaaccaaacaaaaaattaacttcCACGTTGTTGAAAACGAAATTGATATGAATTTGCCGCCATGTCCTGTTTCTTATCCAATGAACGTAATATCCGTTtacaataaagaaatgaaagaCAAGCTATCGCATGACAATACACTTAATCGGCAGGAGGAACAGGATACTAATAAGCAGCAGAGCAATGATACACAATACCCACAAAACAAATTGCCCGTATGCCCCAAGACCTATGATCACAATCAATTAATGAAACCATCGGATATAATTAGCTCAATAAAAGCTGAGAATAGTTTAGTACCCAATGACTACATTAATGAGCAGTTTCAACgcgaattaaattttattgactcGTTCCTCGAGTCTCTgcaatatttagaaaattgttCCTTAACCGAAAATAGAATAACCCAGAGTAGTGTTGACGAtctagtaaataatacatatgacTTGAAGAAACTGGAGTACGATTCGTTTTTCTCCAAGTTTGATAATTGCCAGAATGTTGATGATCGCGAAACAATGGCTTCGAAAAGTCTTTGTCTG ctCAATTTACTCATACGCGATGAGCAAAGAAGAGCGAAGAATCTCTTATTTGTGCTGAAGATGCGAGAGGATGCCCTCAAAGACTTCACAAAATCACAGATACTTTGGCTCGAGAATAGAAAAAAGCAAGACAATACCGATATTTCAACTTTAAAGAAGAAACAACGAGGTGCATTGCTAAAGCTACAACACGAGTGTGGTGAAATGCAACGTATGCGTAAAGCTTTACTGACATTATCAGAGAAACGGAAGGTAGCTCTAATGAAAACTAAGAGAAACATCGAGTTGAAGTTCAAGAACCCAGTTGACGtagaacaaattataatagaaaaaagaaaattgaagCGGAGCATATCTACCGACAGAAATACGGCGCCTCTGAAGTGTTTTGATTTGTCAAGCAGTGGATGTGAGGAAAGCACAACATCCCGGCCAAAGTCTCTAACTCCAGCCTGTATACTTAAACCAGCGATAGAAAGTTCTCAAAGTGCTGAAAAATGCATACAGACTGGAGACAGCATATTAACTTCCTCCACCATCAACCAATCCACAAATACTGCTGATGAAAATTTTGTAGTCGTTGATGGtggctatttaaatattctatttcaaaatttaactttacCCGAAATCTTTAGCAGTGGAAAACAATACGAGGTAAATGAAGAGgctcttaaaaatatagtcgCAACCACAAATAGtcaacatattaatataaaagaggGAGATGTTATCAAAAAGTTTATGGATCAGGTCAAAAGTCAAGATGCTGAAAGATCAAGCAGTCCTTCGACAGCTCGTAGTTTAGTGGAGGAGTTGGATCTGTATTATAAAGGTTTATCGGAGAAGGAGAAGTCTCCAATATCGTCTCCTGATAATGGTGTGATTACATGTGAAGTGAAAGACATTGGTGTTCAAATGTGTGATGAAGCTAATTGGCAAGAAGAAGCAGCAAAGAGTATAAATGAAGATGTATCAGTGAATAAGTCTAGTCTAGAATCTGCGAAGGTAGCCTGTATGTGTGAACCATTGTCAACATCAGCGGAGACGCAGTGTGTGAAAGGTAGAGATGAGCCCAGCGGCAGTGTGGCAGGACCACTTCCCATTCCTGCGGGGGAAGCTGCAGTAGTCGAGTCTACACCACCTGATCAGCTGACATGGAATCAACAGAAAGTTTCATCGTCGTCTACTTCACCAG GGGAAAGTAGCAGTATCGGTAGTCCAATACTATACCCCAGCGTGTCGTCGCTCGTGTCGCCCGCGCAGAGCGAGGCTGAGGAGCTCCGTAGGCAGCAGCTCGCTATCGAACGAGAG ATAAAAGCGTTAGAACAGCAACAATGTCAACTGCTCGTGGTCCGCGAAATACCGGACAAACCGCCGCCCCCTTACACGCCTCCGTCAGAAACGAGAGCGCCCAAACCGCGAAAATTCACCGTAGACTCCGCTGTTGAGGAGAAAATCCACGAATACATTACAAAATCGATCCCATCGGAATTGGAGAACGTCGATTCCTTCGACGCGTTCCTTAAGGATTATTGCCAGGAATCTCGTGACAGGCAGAAGAAGGAACGGGGCGATAAGTTTTGGGACACCTGCCACGATCTGCCGCCGAAGCCGCGGCTCGATGCGGAGAAGTTAGCCAGGAAAACTAGTGCAGATCTGAAAGAAGTGCTTACTGGTGTGACGCCTAGCACTGTTTCGG GTGTTGGTGCGAGACGCTCAGATCACATCGACGACATTTTGTTCGCGGAGTGGCGCCGCTGCGAGCCCGAGTGGACCTCGCTGCACACCGACGAGGTCATTGTGAAAAACCAACTGTTCGAGACCATCTTCCAAAAAATCCTCACGGAAACCGTAGACGAGTACAAGAGAACGGTCCTCGCCAAAAAGGACACCGTACACGTCAATGACACGCTGTAA